The following are from one region of the Salvia hispanica cultivar TCC Black 2014 chromosome 1, UniMelb_Shisp_WGS_1.0, whole genome shotgun sequence genome:
- the LOC125191120 gene encoding transmembrane 9 superfamily member 7-like has protein sequence MNKLLSAKILLPYDYYYLKYCRPPTIRDAAQNFGQVLRGDRTSVYTVTIYHYFLSLFSLFIALLSIFSEWSLGCYKFHMREEQSCTVTSRIVLSAQDAKDFKEKIDDEILGDLPVVVRKQNLDGSPSTIYQQGFEVGFKAFYEGTGEVYSYYITNHLSFKVMYHRDEEANSARIVGFEVTPNSIKHEVQWDYTNRLNVSTCNNSTRYMFEEGGVFLQEVYAGADIVFSYDVVNKKSESEWASRWDVYLWINDGQIHWFPIANSLLIMLFLGGTVATIMIRTLRKGIADKNGQKTEFAARCKRRHCNLRKKRVFALSFH, from the exons ATGAACAAGCTGTTATCTGCAAAGATACTACTTCCATATGACTATTACTACTTGAAATACTGCAGGCCGCCGACAATCAGAGATGCTGCTCAAAACTTTGGACAAGTTCTTCGTGGTGACCGCACTTCTGTTTATACAGTTACTATCTATCACTACTTCCTTtccttattttctctttttattgcATTGTTGTCAATATTTTCTGAATGGAGCTTGGGATGTTATAAGTTCCACATGAGAGAGGAGCAATCCTGCACAGTGACTAGCAGAATTGTCCTAAGTGCTCAAGATGCGAAGgattttaaggaaaaaattgATGACGA GATTCTAGGCGATCTTCCTGTTGTTGTACGTAAGCAAAATCTAGATGGAAGTCCATCAACTATCTACCAGCAGGGTTTTGAAGTTGGATTCAAGGCATTCTACGAAGGG ACTGGTGAAGTGTATTCATATTATATCACTAATCACTTAAGCTTCAAAGTGATGTACCATAGAGATGAAGAAGCTAATTCTGCTAGAATTGTGGGGTTTGAAGTTACTCCTAACAG CATTAAGCACGAGGTCCAGTGGGATTATACTAATAGATTGAACGTGTCGACATGCAACAACAGCACCAGATACATGTTTGAAGAGGGTGGTGTTTTTCTTCAGGAAGTTTACGCAGGCGCAGATATCGTATTTTCATATGATGTTGTCAACAAG AAGAGTGAGAGTGAGTGGGCATCAAGGTGGGATGTCTACCTCTGGATCAATGATGGACAAATCCACTGGTTCCCAATTGCCAACTCATTGTTGATCATGCTCTTCCTTGGTGGCACAGTGGCAACGATCATGATACGGACTCTGCGCAAGGGCATTGCTGATAAAAATGGCCAAAAAACAGAATTTGCAGCAAGATGTAAAAGAAGACATTGCAACTTGAGGAAGAAAAGAGTTTTTGCATTAAGCTTTCATTGA